In one Cervus elaphus chromosome 9, mCerEla1.1, whole genome shotgun sequence genomic region, the following are encoded:
- the LOC122700217 gene encoding translation initiation factor IF-2-like — MGSSGARFRRDGLRAEANSAPEPAAAVTASPGGGPFMRCRPSRRRHRRRRHRGSCLFLLGSAPPPQPPRIPPPESKSSGLGLGRRLRVGQPEGLPAAGGPRDARAGGAAGVGQPERGVGPGRGAGRESGDWRAGGKEGRAAPAAEGYGPPL; from the coding sequence ATGGGGAGTTCCGGAGCGCGGTTCCGGCGGGACGGACTTAGGGCCGAGGCCAACTCGGCTCCTGAGCCTGCCGCAGCGGTCACCGCATCACCCGGCGGCGGCCCCTTTATGCGCTGCCGCCcgagccgccgccgccaccgccgccgccgccaccgcggTAGCTGCCTCTTCCTTCTAGGCTCAGCGCCGCCTCCTCAGCCGCCGCGGATCCCTCCGCCGGAGAGCAAGAGCTCAGGCCTCGGGCTCGGCCGGCGCCTCAGGGTAGGACAGCCGGAGGGACTGCCTGCTGCAGGTGGACCGAGGGACGCGCGGGCGGGCGGCGCCGCCGGGGTGGGGCAGCCGGAGCGCGGGGTGGGCCCAGGCCGAGGGGCAGGTCGGGAGAGCGGGGATTGGCGGGCCGGGGGAAAGGAGGGCCGGGCCGCGCCGGCGGCGGAGGGATACGGGCCGCCCCTGTGA